From one candidate division KSB1 bacterium genomic stretch:
- a CDS encoding DNA polymerase III subunit alpha — translation MSTFVHLHVHSYFSLCRGVNAPEEICAAAARFGLPYLALTDTNGVYGLIRFLQAAKDHGLVPLVGAEVSTANERAVLLCKSQRGYRNLSHILTERHLKPDFSLVEAILQRPEDLVVLSDCPSVLDRLARHLSCQDLYAELRISAPRRALLEFARSRGLQPVATAGSYFLTPADYILHRLLRAIATNSTLERVPGSELAPPTALFHSPQAMAQAFSSVPEALANTVRIAEKCVFEFGFGGFVFVPVTGPDGQSAFDYLRHLCYEGARWRYGEITEPVRQRLEYELEIIREKGFAPYFLVVHEIVKQAPRTCGRGSAAASLVSYCLGITHVDPVRYDLFFERFLNRGRKDPPDIDVDFPWDERDQVLEWTFARFGRESTAMISNHVTFKARAAVREIAKVYGLPEQEIGRVSKRIPGYWDAESVSALVASHPAFRDLDLPPPWPEILRLADRIHDFPRHLSVHPGGVVIVPGKVEDYVPVEMAAKGVRIIQWEKDQAEDAGLVKIDLLGNRSLAVIRDALRAIEEHHGIRIDYAQWNPLEDRATQELIARGDTMGVFYVESPAMRLLQRKTGTGDFEHLVIHSSIIRPAANTYIREYVRRLRGGSYEPIHPLLEQIMRDTYGIMVYQEDVSRVAMELAGFDAAEADELRKVLSKKHRQKQLQDYREKFYHGALERGVPKDTIDKIWDMILSFSGYSFCKPHSASYALVSYKSAYLRAHFPAEFMAAVISNQGGYYSTFAYISEAKRMGLRILPPDINESDIPYTGSNDWIRVGLMQVKQMRQESLEAIVEERRRNGPYLSLRDFLRRVKLDASEVRQLIKAGAFDSVEPSLTRPQMMWLASFYARPKARVTAYPDLFDLPTEDALPPALPEYDERTRLRLELEALGLLISKHPLELYRDRLQALRVIPAKDLPRYPGKRVQVAGWLITEKLAKTKEEELMEFVSFEDTTALYDATFFPEAYNRFCYMLSYTRPYLLTGIVEEDFGAFTLTVEKVQFL, via the coding sequence GGAGGAAATCTGCGCCGCCGCCGCTCGTTTCGGCCTGCCTTATCTGGCCCTCACGGACACAAACGGGGTGTACGGGCTCATCCGCTTCCTCCAAGCCGCGAAGGATCACGGCCTCGTCCCCCTGGTGGGCGCAGAAGTAAGCACGGCCAACGAGCGAGCTGTCCTCCTGTGTAAGAGCCAGCGAGGCTACAGAAACCTGTCTCATATTCTCACAGAACGCCACCTGAAGCCGGACTTCTCCCTCGTCGAGGCGATCCTCCAGCGCCCTGAAGATCTCGTGGTTCTCAGCGACTGCCCCAGCGTCCTCGACCGCCTCGCCCGCCACTTGAGCTGCCAAGACCTCTACGCGGAGCTGCGGATCAGTGCGCCCCGACGGGCTCTCCTCGAGTTCGCTCGCTCTCGAGGCCTTCAGCCCGTAGCAACTGCGGGAAGCTATTTCCTTACTCCTGCGGACTACATTCTTCACCGCCTCCTGCGGGCCATTGCCACGAACAGCACGCTGGAACGCGTTCCAGGGTCTGAACTGGCCCCGCCCACGGCTCTCTTTCACTCGCCCCAGGCCATGGCCCAAGCGTTCAGCAGCGTACCAGAGGCCCTGGCCAATACGGTGCGTATTGCCGAGAAGTGCGTTTTCGAATTCGGATTCGGCGGGTTCGTGTTCGTTCCGGTCACCGGCCCTGATGGACAATCGGCTTTCGACTACCTGCGGCACCTGTGCTACGAGGGGGCCCGATGGCGCTATGGGGAGATTACCGAGCCGGTGCGCCAGCGGCTCGAGTACGAGCTGGAGATCATTCGCGAAAAAGGCTTTGCCCCCTATTTCTTGGTGGTACACGAGATCGTGAAGCAAGCTCCCCGGACCTGTGGACGGGGCTCCGCTGCGGCCAGCCTCGTGTCGTACTGCCTGGGCATCACACACGTGGACCCCGTTCGCTACGATCTGTTCTTCGAGCGATTCCTGAACCGAGGACGGAAGGATCCTCCCGATATTGATGTCGACTTCCCGTGGGACGAGCGAGACCAGGTTCTGGAATGGACCTTTGCTCGTTTCGGCCGCGAAAGCACGGCCATGATCAGCAACCACGTCACCTTCAAGGCGCGTGCGGCCGTACGCGAGATTGCCAAGGTCTACGGACTACCGGAGCAGGAAATCGGACGCGTCAGCAAGCGCATTCCCGGTTATTGGGATGCGGAGAGCGTTTCGGCCCTCGTGGCCTCCCATCCGGCCTTTCGCGACCTTGATCTACCGCCACCATGGCCGGAGATTTTGAGGCTCGCGGATCGCATTCACGACTTCCCCCGTCACCTTTCCGTTCACCCCGGTGGTGTGGTCATCGTGCCCGGGAAAGTCGAAGACTACGTGCCCGTGGAGATGGCCGCCAAGGGGGTGCGCATCATCCAGTGGGAAAAGGATCAGGCCGAAGACGCTGGGCTGGTCAAGATCGATCTCCTGGGCAACCGTTCCCTGGCGGTGATTCGGGATGCCCTGCGGGCGATCGAAGAGCACCACGGAATCCGTATCGACTACGCGCAGTGGAACCCACTCGAAGATCGGGCAACTCAGGAACTGATCGCGCGCGGCGACACGATGGGGGTCTTCTACGTGGAGTCGCCTGCCATGCGCCTGCTCCAGCGCAAGACGGGCACGGGCGACTTTGAGCATCTTGTGATCCACAGCTCCATCATTCGACCGGCAGCGAACACCTACATCCGGGAATACGTTCGCCGCCTGCGGGGCGGCAGCTACGAACCCATCCATCCCCTGCTCGAACAGATCATGCGGGATACCTACGGCATCATGGTCTATCAGGAGGATGTGTCCCGCGTTGCCATGGAGCTTGCAGGCTTCGATGCGGCCGAGGCAGACGAGCTGCGCAAGGTTCTTTCCAAAAAGCACAGGCAGAAACAGCTCCAGGACTACCGGGAGAAGTTTTACCACGGGGCCCTGGAGCGGGGGGTGCCTAAAGACACTATCGACAAGATTTGGGACATGATCCTTAGCTTCAGCGGGTACAGCTTCTGCAAGCCCCACTCAGCCTCATACGCGCTGGTCTCGTACAAATCGGCCTACCTCCGTGCCCATTTCCCGGCGGAATTCATGGCCGCCGTCATCTCAAACCAGGGCGGATATTACTCGACCTTCGCTTACATCTCGGAGGCCAAGCGCATGGGCCTTCGCATCCTCCCGCCCGACATCAACGAGAGCGACATCCCTTACACCGGCTCGAACGACTGGATTCGCGTCGGCCTTATGCAGGTTAAGCAAATGCGGCAGGAGAGCCTGGAGGCTATCGTAGAGGAGAGGCGACGCAACGGCCCGTACCTGTCCCTGCGCGACTTCCTGCGGCGGGTGAAACTCGACGCGTCGGAAGTCCGACAGCTCATCAAGGCGGGTGCGTTCGACAGTGTAGAGCCGAGCCTGACGCGCCCCCAGATGATGTGGCTGGCCAGTTTCTATGCTCGTCCCAAGGCAAGGGTTACAGCCTATCCCGACCTTTTTGATCTCCCTACCGAAGATGCCTTGCCTCCAGCTCTGCCTGAGTACGACGAGCGGACCCGTTTGCGGTTGGAACTGGAAGCGCTCGGGCTCCTAATCAGCAAACATCCCCTGGAGCTCTACAGGGACCGGCTCCAAGCGCTCCGGGTCATCCCGGCCAAGGATCTCCCCCGATACCCCGGAAAGCGCGTACAGGTGGCAGGGTGGCTGATCACCGAGAAGCTGGCCAAGACCAAGGAAGAAGAGCTTATGGAATTCGTCAGCTTCGAGGACACGACGGCTCTCTACGACGCCACGTTCTTCCCGGAAGCCTACAACCGATTCTGTTACATGTTGTCGTACACCCGACCCTATCTCCTGACCGGAATTGTGGAAGAGGACTTTGGAGCGTTTACGCTGACGGTGGAGAAGGTTCAGTTCCTCTGA